A portion of the Nitrospira sp. genome contains these proteins:
- the uvrC gene encoding excinuclease ABC subunit UvrC: MTDDVLQSKLARLPNQPGVYIFKDAAGEVLYIGKAAVLTDRVRSYFQKGGDHSPKTALLVGLIADLETMVTRSELEALILESNLVKRQRPRFNVVLRDDKQYPYLRLPVKEDFPRLSIVRRVQRDGALYYGPYTPAGALRETLKVIRRVFPLATCAIDIDGTAERACIEFEIKRCMAPCTGNQSRDEYHAIVKQVRHFLEGRDRELLDELRAGMEAAAEREDFEEAARLRDRMFKIERTLERQRITQTVSVDQDVIGIARLGASVDLQLLFVRGGLLIGRKDFFWPHAADTPDDELVVAAIEQFYNKDGLPPAELLVPVDIPDVGLITRWLSEKRGEAVRVLVPERGAKHQLVKLAEENAASSATDHLRDEAIDRQAGEELRRLLRLDRAPVRIEGFDISNTMGAQSVASMVVWEEGRMKKADYRKFKITTVEGANDFASIREAVSRRYGGMEHLARPDLVLIDGGLGQLAAAIEGLKEVGEDRLPVIGLAKARGEKDERVYLAGRKNPVPLRGQSPATHLLQRIRDEAHRFAVSFHRTLRGKALLSSKLDQIIGIGEIRRARLLKRFGSVERVAAASDDDLRKSGIDERTVAELRKALPDAR; the protein is encoded by the coding sequence ATGACGGATGACGTTCTTCAATCGAAGCTGGCCCGCCTTCCGAACCAACCGGGTGTCTACATTTTCAAGGACGCGGCGGGCGAGGTACTGTATATCGGAAAAGCCGCTGTGTTGACCGATCGCGTGCGCTCGTATTTCCAGAAGGGCGGCGACCATTCTCCTAAGACCGCCCTGCTGGTCGGTCTGATCGCCGATCTAGAAACGATGGTCACGCGCTCCGAACTCGAAGCGTTGATCCTCGAGAGCAATCTCGTCAAACGCCAACGGCCCCGGTTCAACGTGGTCCTCCGCGACGACAAGCAGTACCCCTACCTCCGGCTGCCGGTCAAAGAAGACTTCCCCCGCCTGTCGATCGTCCGCCGGGTGCAACGGGACGGCGCCTTGTACTATGGACCTTACACGCCGGCCGGCGCGTTGCGGGAGACGTTGAAGGTGATCAGAAGGGTGTTCCCCCTGGCCACCTGCGCCATCGACATCGACGGCACGGCCGAACGCGCCTGCATCGAATTCGAGATCAAACGGTGCATGGCCCCCTGCACCGGCAATCAATCCAGAGACGAGTACCATGCGATCGTCAAACAGGTGCGCCACTTCCTGGAGGGACGGGACCGCGAGTTGTTGGACGAGCTCCGAGCGGGCATGGAGGCCGCGGCGGAGCGGGAAGATTTCGAAGAGGCGGCGCGCCTGCGCGACCGCATGTTCAAGATCGAGCGAACCCTCGAGCGGCAGCGGATCACCCAGACGGTCTCGGTCGATCAGGATGTCATCGGCATCGCACGACTGGGCGCCTCGGTGGACCTTCAACTCCTGTTCGTGCGGGGAGGGCTCTTGATCGGGCGGAAAGACTTCTTCTGGCCCCATGCCGCCGACACGCCCGACGACGAATTGGTGGTCGCCGCCATCGAGCAATTCTACAACAAGGACGGCCTGCCGCCGGCCGAGCTGCTGGTCCCGGTGGACATTCCGGATGTCGGCTTGATCACCCGGTGGCTGTCGGAGAAGCGGGGGGAGGCCGTGCGGGTGCTCGTGCCCGAACGGGGTGCGAAACATCAGCTGGTGAAGCTGGCCGAAGAAAACGCCGCGTCATCGGCGACCGACCATCTGCGCGATGAAGCGATCGACCGCCAGGCAGGCGAGGAACTTCGGCGGCTGTTACGGCTCGACCGGGCGCCCGTCCGCATCGAGGGCTTCGACATTTCCAACACCATGGGCGCCCAATCCGTCGCCTCCATGGTCGTGTGGGAAGAGGGCCGCATGAAGAAGGCCGATTATCGGAAGTTCAAGATCACGACCGTCGAAGGAGCCAACGATTTTGCCAGCATTCGGGAAGCCGTCTCACGGCGATACGGCGGCATGGAACACTTGGCGCGCCCCGACCTCGTCCTCATCGACGGCGGACTGGGTCAGTTGGCCGCCGCCATCGAGGGGCTCAAGGAGGTCGGGGAGGACCGGCTCCCCGTGATCGGCCTGGCGAAGGCGCGCGGCGAAAAGGACGAGCGCGTCTACCTGGCGGGGCGGAAGAACCCGGTACCCCTGAGAGGACAGTCGCCGGCCACCCATTTGCTGCAACGGATTCGCGACGAAGCGCACCGTTTCGCCGTGTCGTTTCATCGCACGTTGCGCGGCAAAGCACTTTTGTCGTCGAAATTGGACCAGATCATCGGGATCGGCGAGATCAGACGCGCGCGCTTGCTCAAACGATTCGGCAGTGTCGAGCGAGTGGCCGCCGCCAGCGACGACGACCTGCGGAAATCGGGGATCGACGAGCGGACGGTTGCGGAGCTTCGCAAAGCGCTTCCCGACGCTCGGTGA
- a CDS encoding outer membrane protein transport protein: MRFQPQGAAAAGQGNAFVAQADDPSAIHYNPAGLTQVSGIQAYMGTALVGGSINFAGSTGATTHGDLGGSIAIPPPSHFYLSANLGAVGLTGLSAATVGIAVTSPFGLNTRYPTDGPFNTVVTAATLPLIDIKPTVAYQVTDSLSVGVNADIYTFAGFLGEGHAQLQQVSPGVAGIPAGASLEMYGNGTAVGFAASLLYTPLKSAEGLPVLSIGFVYHSQAVLPLNGALLVNGAKAADASTSLGLPQIFSGGIALWPIRTVEREWKLEVDLEYVGWTSAKNLDIHLSNGATLPLPQQWNNVPVVAVGTEYKWLRPEWLRHWDVALRGGYTRTQNPVPDQTFNPATASLTANTISIGGGFLCREGGRFLGMIPCGGGSWLLPKAIGVDAAYQAWLYESRTVTGNLYPTVDGRYDGSVQLGIVSLRFVY; this comes from the coding sequence TTGCGGTTCCAGCCACAGGGAGCCGCCGCAGCAGGCCAGGGCAATGCCTTCGTCGCGCAGGCCGATGATCCCTCCGCCATCCACTACAATCCGGCCGGATTGACGCAAGTCTCGGGCATTCAGGCCTACATGGGGACAGCGCTGGTTGGTGGGTCCATCAATTTTGCCGGTTCAACGGGGGCCACGACTCACGGCGATCTGGGCGGCAGCATCGCGATCCCACCTCCCAGCCATTTCTATCTGAGTGCCAATCTCGGAGCTGTCGGCCTGACCGGACTGTCCGCAGCCACGGTCGGCATCGCCGTGACCAGTCCCTTTGGGCTTAATACGCGCTATCCCACGGACGGACCGTTCAATACCGTGGTCACGGCCGCGACATTGCCGCTCATCGATATCAAGCCGACTGTGGCCTATCAAGTCACCGATTCACTCTCCGTCGGCGTCAACGCCGATATCTATACGTTCGCCGGCTTTCTCGGTGAAGGTCACGCCCAGTTGCAACAGGTGTCGCCGGGAGTGGCAGGAATTCCGGCCGGGGCCTCGTTGGAAATGTATGGCAACGGCACCGCCGTTGGGTTCGCTGCCAGTCTCCTCTATACACCGCTCAAGAGCGCCGAAGGCCTGCCGGTCCTCTCGATCGGATTCGTGTATCACAGCCAGGCGGTCTTGCCGCTCAACGGCGCCCTCCTCGTCAATGGGGCCAAAGCCGCGGACGCGTCCACGAGCCTGGGGTTGCCGCAAATTTTCTCCGGCGGGATTGCGCTGTGGCCCATCCGGACCGTTGAGCGGGAGTGGAAGCTGGAGGTCGACCTCGAGTATGTCGGCTGGACATCGGCAAAAAATCTCGACATCCATCTGTCGAACGGTGCGACCCTGCCCCTTCCGCAACAGTGGAACAATGTGCCGGTTGTGGCCGTGGGGACCGAGTACAAGTGGCTCCGCCCCGAATGGTTGCGTCATTGGGACGTCGCCCTTCGGGGCGGATACACTCGAACACAGAATCCGGTGCCCGACCAGACGTTCAATCCCGCCACGGCGTCATTGACGGCCAATACGATCTCGATCGGCGGCGGCTTTCTGTGCCGCGAGGGCGGTCGTTTTCTGGGGATGATCCCGTGCGGGGGAGGATCATGGCTCTTGCCGAAGGCGATCGGGGTGGATGCCGCATACCAGGCGTGGCTCTACGAATCGCGGACCGTGACAGGCAATCTCTATCCGACGGTCGACGGGCGGTACGATGGCTCGGTCCAGCTGGGCATCGTGAGCCTCCGATTTGTGTACTGA
- a CDS encoding LuxR C-terminal-related transcriptional regulator yields the protein MAHSPKKQPFPRHVFDAMSKSECQNFIEVLHYTTQAQTPDDVRDVLLRFQEYFPFTRTLGGLVRLGTGGTFAGFANIVNGSYPDEWLYLYWKSGYAEIDPVFTSALRSPGTQHWRATYQHMTTEKQQEFIATARQFGLGDGITTGSVDQACGLATFCSFASDQALDAERLIPLVEYMGYHIHMALMRTAPKSLRETDRCVKELSPREVTILNWMKNGKTNWEIGKILGVSERTVRFHIEGIFAKLEVTSRSQAVATAIEHGLPALHGLPTAS from the coding sequence ATGGCACATTCCCCCAAGAAGCAGCCCTTCCCGCGACATGTCTTCGACGCTATGTCGAAATCCGAATGTCAGAACTTTATCGAAGTGCTTCACTACACGACTCAGGCGCAGACTCCGGACGATGTCCGTGACGTCCTGCTCCGTTTTCAAGAATATTTTCCCTTCACGCGCACATTGGGAGGACTCGTCCGTCTCGGCACGGGTGGCACCTTTGCAGGGTTCGCCAATATTGTCAATGGGAGCTATCCGGACGAATGGCTGTACTTGTATTGGAAGAGCGGGTACGCCGAAATCGACCCGGTCTTCACGTCGGCCTTACGCTCCCCCGGCACACAACATTGGCGCGCCACCTATCAGCACATGACCACGGAGAAACAACAGGAATTCATCGCGACCGCGAGGCAGTTCGGACTCGGCGATGGTATTACGACCGGCTCGGTCGATCAGGCCTGCGGATTGGCGACCTTCTGTTCGTTCGCCAGCGATCAGGCTCTCGATGCCGAGCGTCTGATTCCTCTCGTCGAGTATATGGGGTATCACATCCACATGGCCCTGATGCGCACGGCGCCGAAGAGTCTTCGAGAAACGGATCGATGTGTCAAAGAACTCTCGCCGCGGGAAGTCACCATCCTCAATTGGATGAAAAACGGCAAGACGAACTGGGAAATCGGCAAAATTCTCGGCGTCAGTGAACGAACGGTCCGTTTCCACATCGAAGGGATCTTTGCCAAGTTGGAAGTCACCTCTCGATCACAGGCTGTTGCCACGGCCATCGAGCACGGTCTCCCCGCGCTTCACGGCCTTCCGACTGCCAGTTAA
- a CDS encoding acyl-homoserine-lactone synthase gives MSGTSDLVVAEEKRISFQEGAFLVKTLERKSEWCQAYRLRHRVFAERLRWVPERSDRLESDMYDAWSTSIGVFSADSTLLGLVRMTQAPVPFMLESEFSACLVGQHEVRKELDTAEITRLSVDPDITDRGLSAKLVRTIFKGMYQWCVAHDVRYTYMVVEHRLLRVVERMGWPCRSIGAPVALPPAEVSSIGALLDLDEFRCQAAVQRPDMLRWLTDCGIAETRPSLSSENSTDGLHAELAGGRRLVLAA, from the coding sequence ATGAGCGGAACGAGCGACTTGGTGGTAGCCGAAGAAAAGCGGATTTCCTTCCAGGAAGGCGCGTTCCTTGTGAAGACACTGGAACGGAAATCTGAATGGTGCCAGGCGTACCGGCTTCGTCATCGGGTATTTGCCGAGCGATTAAGATGGGTGCCGGAGCGTTCGGACCGACTTGAATCCGACATGTACGACGCCTGGAGCACCTCGATCGGAGTGTTTTCCGCCGACTCGACCCTTCTGGGCTTGGTTCGGATGACGCAGGCCCCGGTGCCGTTCATGCTGGAAAGCGAATTCAGCGCCTGTCTCGTGGGACAACACGAAGTACGGAAAGAGCTGGATACCGCGGAAATTACCAGGTTGAGCGTCGACCCGGATATTACCGACCGAGGTCTTTCGGCGAAGCTGGTGCGCACGATCTTTAAGGGGATGTATCAGTGGTGTGTGGCCCATGATGTCCGTTACACCTATATGGTCGTCGAGCACAGGCTGTTGCGGGTCGTGGAACGAATGGGTTGGCCCTGCCGTTCCATCGGAGCGCCTGTCGCCTTGCCTCCCGCCGAAGTGTCGTCGATCGGCGCGTTGCTCGATCTGGATGAATTTCGATGTCAGGCGGCGGTGCAACGCCCTGACATGTTGCGGTGGCTCACCGACTGCGGCATCGCTGAGACGCGGCCGAGCCTGAGCTCAGAGAATTCTACGGATGGGCTTCACGCGGAATTGGCGGGAGGGCGGCGATTGGTTCTGGCGGCGTAG
- a CDS encoding histidine kinase: MGDRTHGFQVIRGAGQSGTRPQRFRPAQHSQGAVGGMETFGPAKSRDDLTAALRAMEQRLAALVEDRGQLTRDLHDCVLQSLYAIGLTIESNRRAQPQRQPLSDRADDLLIEQLNTLIQEVRNMIRTLESGNVQEFDLVSELKALIRTYRDISTLQISIDIAPRAIAIATNEEKREVLMIIREAVSNCVRHAKATRASISLYAQGPHLRLAIADDGVGFTPGDNRTKGYGFANMSARAKKLGGRLLVRSHVGEGTHILVEFSLEPEHLAL, encoded by the coding sequence GTGGGCGATCGCACGCATGGGTTCCAGGTGATCAGGGGCGCCGGCCAATCCGGCACAAGACCACAGCGCTTTCGACCGGCCCAACACAGTCAGGGCGCGGTCGGGGGCATGGAAACCTTCGGCCCAGCGAAGAGCCGCGACGATCTGACCGCGGCATTGCGGGCCATGGAGCAACGATTGGCGGCCTTGGTCGAGGACCGCGGACAGCTCACGCGAGACTTGCACGACTGCGTGCTGCAGTCGCTGTACGCCATCGGGCTGACCATAGAATCGAACCGACGGGCACAGCCTCAGCGGCAGCCGTTGTCCGACCGCGCTGACGATCTGCTCATCGAGCAGCTCAACACCCTGATCCAAGAGGTCCGGAACATGATCCGCACCCTGGAATCAGGCAACGTGCAGGAATTCGACCTCGTGTCCGAGCTCAAGGCCCTCATCAGGACCTACCGAGACATCAGCACGCTTCAGATCAGCATTGATATCGCGCCTCGCGCCATCGCCATAGCGACCAACGAAGAAAAGCGGGAAGTCTTGATGATCATTCGAGAGGCGGTGAGCAACTGCGTCCGCCATGCCAAGGCGACTCGAGCCAGCATCTCCCTCTACGCCCAAGGACCTCACCTCCGGTTGGCGATCGCGGATGACGGGGTGGGCTTCACGCCGGGAGACAATCGCACAAAGGGGTATGGATTTGCCAACATGTCCGCACGGGCCAAGAAGCTCGGCGGGCGACTCTTAGTCCGCTCGCATGTCGGAGAAGGAACCCACATTCTGGTGGAGTTCTCTCTGGAACCCGAGCATCTGGCGCTATGA
- a CDS encoding response regulator transcription factor: MIKDLPLKIVIVDDHEVVRHGLRSLLSLEQDFKIIGEAGTVAEALAVVELVKPHVVLLDVKLPDATGMDACRKLLAVAPNLRILILTSYAEDASIIGAVQSGAHGYVLKDIRTDELIQAIRAVAGGRGHLDPRVAQQALHWIRTQYRAEGNGRQIPKLSPQERLIVPLLAQGKTNKEIAAHLSLSDKTVKNYLANIFEKLNVRRRTEAVAWFVKEGRSTYSGPNT; this comes from the coding sequence ATGATAAAGGATCTCCCGCTCAAGATCGTCATCGTCGACGATCATGAGGTCGTCCGACACGGACTCCGCTCGCTGTTGAGCCTGGAGCAGGACTTCAAGATCATCGGGGAGGCCGGGACCGTGGCGGAGGCGTTGGCCGTGGTGGAGCTGGTCAAACCTCACGTAGTCCTCCTCGACGTCAAATTACCGGACGCGACCGGCATGGACGCTTGCCGCAAGCTCCTCGCCGTTGCGCCCAATCTGCGCATTCTCATCTTGACGAGCTACGCGGAGGACGCGTCGATCATCGGCGCCGTGCAGAGCGGCGCCCACGGATACGTCCTAAAGGATATTCGCACCGACGAATTGATCCAGGCCATCCGCGCGGTCGCCGGCGGCCGCGGCCATTTGGACCCCCGGGTCGCCCAGCAGGCGCTGCATTGGATCCGAACGCAGTACCGGGCGGAGGGCAACGGCCGCCAAATCCCCAAGCTCTCCCCTCAAGAGCGTTTGATCGTGCCTCTCCTCGCGCAAGGCAAAACCAACAAGGAAATCGCGGCGCATCTGAGCCTAAGCGACAAGACGGTCAAAAACTACCTCGCGAACATCTTCGAGAAGCTCAACGTCAGACGCCGCACCGAGGCGGTGGCATGGTTCGTCAAGGAAGGCCGTTCGACGTACTCGGGGCCCAATACCTAG
- a CDS encoding PAS domain S-box protein, producing MASSTGFDQPADRSDMEQPMIRQSDSEPSAATDLHLLLTQLTELRRAMEQSVEFDDGLDQRLSAALRGRIRDCDAQLAHVIGHLDHHRRQHESVESERHESEQRYRSLYDNNPSMYFTLSAGGVVISVNKYGAEQLGYEPADLIGRSVLPVFKPDDHEVVLRQLSLCMTNPGKLFEWEIQKIRKNGTELWVRERAQAIQDRTGQTLVLVVCEDVTARRRTEEIVRESEERWRALYEHAGIGIAQLDLNGRFVRVNPRLCETLDYSSAMLLQRTFQDLLHPDDLEPSIGCLQELLAGTRPSFSMEKRYLRSDDVWVWVDMTVSLVRAASGAPAYLIAVIQSIHARKEAEDAVRRTTHLLQTLVRASPLPIISLDCDARVTTWNPAATRLFGWTEEEVLGRELPYVPEDEASTADTLWEQGLRGEVQGPIELRRRRKDGAILNLLLWPVFVRLNDGAVSTAVGLYVDQSDLKRAEAAQLKSELRLRSFLDALDDLAFEFDENGTYLSVWTRNEENLLVPRREVVGKRLRDIFGAQEGARYLDAIRRVLATGRPEPIEYTIPINGQPRNFSAIMSRIPAFDDASATVACVVRDVTDQKQAQETLRDSEQAIRSLHEATSNPGLSHEQRIQTVLELGCRRFRLPIGVVTRLRGDEVEITHICGPLTAFSPGMRLPLRQTYCCATLESKRVVSFEHAKASGWVDHPGYETLGFECYIGTRVRGESKMHGTICFLSAEPRPTPFSEADKDFLLLMAKWIAVESDRSLAERRLERINECFLKSGGDPLENVQRLTALCGGLLEGSCALYSRLEGEFLSAVGQWQAPPEFQAVDRAEGHLCTELIRRGEADLVTIRHLPDTSYAETDPNVRLYQLQTYIGKVVSIDDEAVGSLCVVFDRDFIPTEADERLMGILAAAIGTEEQRIQAQKALRASEERFAKAFRSSPYPVIMTVLDSGKCLEVNDAALKLFGYERGEVVGRTAVALGLCADLEERETFFEKLRRENVVRNYEMSLKAKDGTIRQVLVSSEIIEVHGSTCVLTVGSDITEQKQAESALRTSELRLQRFVSEAPVGLVILDRHRRLMSANRAFCELTGYDERELIGRSYDLYTHPDDLAPNLELTDDFYRGILKEYSIEKRYLRKTGETIWVSLKATGIELPNQPGPLLLAVVQDITDQKRATEERERLSQDLHDNILQSLYAVGMQLEASALAAGKSVRKSRNHASQAIDQLNRLVNDVRHYIALLKRGGGAKMNLHQALRQLVSSFSTTGHRPPELEIKEGVLDLITTEQAEQLLNIAREALSNSVRHANATHRSVRLSSLGPAGMRMQICDDGIGFVPKLERKQGHGLANMAARAKKIGARLRLTSKPNYGTCVTVELSRTEPS from the coding sequence ATGGCATCGAGCACCGGATTCGATCAGCCGGCCGACCGGTCCGACATGGAGCAGCCCATGATTCGGCAGTCCGACAGCGAGCCCTCCGCCGCGACCGACCTCCATCTCCTGCTCACGCAATTGACCGAGCTCCGTCGAGCCATGGAGCAATCCGTCGAATTCGACGATGGACTCGACCAACGTCTAAGCGCCGCGCTCCGCGGCCGTATTCGGGATTGCGACGCGCAGCTTGCGCACGTCATCGGGCACTTGGACCACCATCGACGTCAGCATGAATCCGTCGAGTCGGAAAGGCATGAGAGCGAGCAGCGATATCGGTCGCTCTACGACAACAATCCCTCCATGTATTTCACCCTGTCAGCGGGAGGGGTGGTTATCTCCGTTAATAAGTACGGCGCGGAGCAGTTGGGATATGAGCCGGCCGATTTGATCGGTCGATCGGTTCTTCCGGTGTTCAAACCGGACGACCATGAGGTCGTCCTGAGACAGCTCAGTCTCTGCATGACGAACCCCGGCAAGTTGTTCGAATGGGAAATTCAGAAGATCCGGAAAAACGGCACGGAGCTCTGGGTACGAGAACGGGCGCAGGCGATTCAGGATCGAACCGGCCAGACCCTGGTGCTCGTGGTGTGCGAGGACGTGACCGCCAGACGCCGCACCGAGGAGATCGTCAGGGAGAGCGAGGAGCGGTGGAGGGCCCTCTATGAACATGCAGGGATCGGGATCGCCCAGCTCGATTTGAACGGGCGGTTCGTCCGCGTGAACCCCCGACTGTGCGAAACGTTGGACTATTCGTCGGCGATGTTGCTCCAGCGGACGTTCCAGGATCTCCTCCATCCCGACGACCTCGAACCCAGCATCGGATGTCTCCAAGAATTGCTCGCCGGAACCCGCCCGTCCTTCTCGATGGAAAAGCGCTACTTACGCAGCGACGATGTCTGGGTATGGGTCGACATGACCGTGTCGCTCGTCCGGGCCGCTTCCGGCGCGCCGGCCTATTTGATCGCCGTCATTCAGAGTATCCACGCTCGGAAGGAAGCCGAGGACGCTGTTCGTCGAACCACCCATCTCCTCCAGACACTCGTGCGGGCTTCTCCGCTCCCGATCATCAGCCTCGATTGTGACGCGCGGGTGACGACGTGGAATCCGGCCGCGACCAGATTGTTCGGCTGGACCGAAGAGGAAGTCCTGGGCCGCGAACTTCCCTATGTCCCGGAAGATGAAGCGTCAACGGCGGACACCCTGTGGGAGCAGGGCTTGCGCGGAGAGGTCCAAGGGCCGATTGAGCTTCGCCGCCGCCGGAAGGACGGCGCGATCCTGAATCTCCTACTCTGGCCGGTCTTCGTGCGACTGAACGACGGAGCGGTCTCGACCGCCGTCGGCCTCTACGTCGATCAATCCGATCTCAAACGAGCCGAAGCGGCTCAGTTGAAGAGCGAACTCCGCCTGCGTTCGTTCCTCGATGCGCTGGATGATCTGGCCTTCGAATTCGACGAAAACGGGACCTATCTGAGCGTGTGGACGCGCAACGAGGAGAATCTGCTGGTCCCGCGGCGCGAGGTGGTCGGCAAGCGATTGCGCGACATCTTCGGCGCCCAGGAAGGCGCGCGCTACCTCGACGCCATTCGTCGAGTGCTCGCCACCGGCCGGCCTGAACCCATCGAGTACACAATTCCGATCAATGGGCAACCTCGGAATTTCTCAGCCATTATGAGCCGGATTCCTGCCTTCGACGATGCCTCGGCAACCGTGGCATGCGTCGTGCGGGATGTCACGGATCAGAAACAAGCCCAAGAGACCTTGCGCGACAGCGAGCAAGCGATCCGGTCGCTGCATGAGGCCACCTCGAATCCCGGACTCAGCCACGAGCAACGAATTCAGACCGTCTTGGAACTCGGCTGCCGCCGGTTCCGGCTCCCGATCGGCGTCGTGACCAGACTGCGCGGTGATGAAGTGGAGATCACGCACATCTGCGGGCCCCTCACTGCCTTTTCCCCCGGCATGCGACTGCCTCTGCGCCAGACGTACTGCTGCGCCACGTTGGAATCGAAGCGAGTGGTCTCGTTCGAGCACGCGAAGGCCTCGGGATGGGTCGATCATCCAGGCTATGAGACGCTCGGTTTCGAGTGTTACATCGGCACGAGAGTGCGGGGTGAAAGCAAAATGCACGGCACGATTTGCTTCCTCAGCGCGGAGCCGCGACCGACGCCGTTCAGCGAGGCGGACAAAGACTTCCTGCTGCTGATGGCGAAGTGGATCGCCGTAGAATCAGACCGCAGCCTGGCTGAACGACGGCTGGAGCGCATTAACGAGTGTTTTCTCAAGTCTGGAGGCGATCCGCTGGAGAATGTCCAGCGACTGACCGCCCTCTGCGGAGGGCTCCTCGAGGGGAGCTGCGCCCTCTATTCGCGACTCGAAGGAGAGTTCCTCTCCGCGGTAGGTCAGTGGCAGGCGCCTCCGGAGTTTCAGGCGGTGGACAGGGCCGAAGGCCATTTGTGCACGGAGTTGATTCGGCGTGGAGAGGCCGACCTCGTCACCATCCGTCATCTTCCCGACACCTCCTATGCCGAGACCGACCCAAACGTCCGCCTGTATCAATTGCAAACATACATCGGCAAGGTCGTTTCGATCGATGACGAGGCGGTCGGTTCGCTGTGTGTGGTCTTTGATCGTGATTTCATCCCGACCGAAGCGGACGAGCGGTTGATGGGGATACTGGCGGCGGCCATCGGAACGGAGGAACAACGGATCCAGGCGCAGAAAGCCCTGCGTGCCAGCGAAGAGCGGTTTGCCAAGGCATTTCGATCAAGCCCCTACCCGGTGATTATGACCGTGTTGGACTCGGGAAAGTGTCTTGAGGTCAACGACGCGGCGCTCAAGCTCTTCGGCTACGAACGGGGCGAGGTCGTCGGCCGAACGGCGGTTGCCTTGGGACTTTGCGCGGACCTTGAGGAACGCGAGACATTCTTCGAGAAGCTGCGGCGCGAGAACGTCGTTCGCAATTACGAAATGTCGCTGAAAGCGAAGGACGGGACCATCCGTCAAGTGCTCGTCTCCAGCGAAATCATCGAAGTTCACGGGTCGACCTGTGTCTTGACCGTGGGCAGCGACATCACCGAACAGAAGCAAGCCGAGAGCGCGCTGCGCACCAGCGAATTGCGTCTGCAGCGGTTCGTCTCCGAAGCGCCGGTCGGGCTGGTCATCTTGGACCGGCACAGGCGGTTGATGAGCGCCAACAGAGCATTCTGCGAACTGACGGGATATGACGAGCGGGAGTTGATCGGTCGAAGCTACGACCTCTACACCCACCCGGACGATCTTGCTCCCAATCTCGAACTGACCGACGACTTCTATCGAGGGATTCTGAAAGAGTACTCGATTGAGAAGCGGTATCTGCGGAAAACAGGCGAGACGATCTGGGTGTCCCTGAAGGCGACCGGGATCGAACTACCCAACCAGCCGGGCCCGCTGCTGCTCGCTGTCGTACAGGACATCACGGATCAGAAGCGTGCCACGGAGGAGCGCGAACGACTCAGCCAGGATTTGCACGACAATATCCTGCAATCGCTCTACGCGGTAGGGATGCAGCTGGAGGCCAGCGCGTTGGCGGCCGGGAAGTCCGTCAGGAAGTCGAGGAACCACGCGAGCCAGGCGATCGACCAGTTGAATCGCCTCGTGAACGACGTGCGGCACTACATCGCCTTGCTGAAGCGGGGCGGAGGCGCAAAGATGAACCTCCACCAGGCGTTGCGCCAACTGGTTTCGTCTTTCTCGACGACCGGACATCGTCCTCCCGAGCTGGAGATCAAGGAGGGCGTGCTCGACCTCATCACCACGGAACAGGCCGAGCAGCTGCTGAATATCGCGCGCGAAGCGCTGAGCAACAGCGTGCGCCATGCCAACGCGACGCATCGGTCCGTCCGACTCAGCTCGCTGGGGCCCGCCGGTATGCGGATGCAAATCTGCGACGACGGCATCGGCTTCGTGCCGAAGCTCGAACGCAAACAGGGTCACGGCCTTGCGAACATGGCCGCCAGGGCGAAAAAGATCGGCGCCCGGCTGCGGCTGACCAGCAAACCGAACTACGGCACCTGCGTCACCGTGGAGCTGTCGCGAACGGAGCCGTCATAA